A genomic stretch from Cyanobacteriota bacterium includes:
- a CDS encoding histidine kinase: MLQFLLGLAIGLAIMAWYRRRLRLQIAEALGNVDLRASLGSPRTFRTSSQVPMAAVFQLATVVGHQQERCQQLEQQVEAWKQVLYRAPIAYLQLDDENRLVWCNAAAHKLLAIPQWELVTPRLLLQLVRSYELDQLIDETRAHQQPVCTDWVFHLPLSPESVPSAQSRREGISIRGYGLPLANGQVGVFLEN; the protein is encoded by the coding sequence ATGCTGCAGTTTTTGCTAGGGCTAGCGATCGGACTGGCGATTATGGCTTGGTATCGACGGCGATTGCGTCTCCAGATAGCTGAGGCACTGGGCAATGTAGACCTTAGGGCATCGCTTGGTTCCCCCAGAACATTCAGAACATCGTCCCAGGTACCGATGGCCGCTGTTTTTCAGTTAGCCACCGTAGTTGGTCATCAACAAGAGCGTTGTCAACAGCTAGAACAACAAGTTGAGGCTTGGAAGCAGGTTCTTTACCGTGCACCGATCGCCTATCTTCAGTTGGATGACGAGAATCGCCTAGTTTGGTGTAACGCGGCTGCCCATAAATTGCTGGCTATCCCTCAGTGGGAACTCGTAACACCGCGGTTGTTGTTGCAGCTTGTGCGCTCCTACGAACTTGATCAGTTGATTGATGAAACTCGTGCTCATCAGCAGCCTGTGTGCACAGATTGGGTGTTTCATTTGCCCCTTTCCCCTGAAAGTGTGCCATCTGCCCAATCTCGGCGAGAGGGTATTTCTATCCGTGGCTATGGCCTGCCGCTGGCAAATGGACAAGTGGGTGTGTTCTTAGAAAACC